From Ascaphus truei isolate aAscTru1 chromosome 17, aAscTru1.hap1, whole genome shotgun sequence, the proteins below share one genomic window:
- the LOC142467899 gene encoding uncharacterized protein LOC142467899 isoform X2 has protein sequence MPVHERYHTRSVLYSGGSACSGAGWRVGQNVFVVWAADLSKIAGLCALTACIVLSFFWPKCKCANTFIASRKSDEYEALMLQDVETVLERAAMEIRVKHVEAMVAPSLSRLNATNRAMLEILSELKRQHKDDVIKLFASPVALKKDVEMGLLEQLQPEQTQPKQTQPEQTQPEQTHSEQTHSEQTQPEQTHSEQTQPKQTQPEQTQPEQTQPEQTHSEQTQPEQTHSEQTQPKQTHSEQTQPEQTQPEQTQPEQTQPKQTHSEQTHSEQTQP, from the exons ATGCCAG TGCATGAAAGGTATCATACAAGAAGCGTGCTGTACTCCGGAGGAAGTGCGTGCTCTGGCGCTGGATGGCGCGTCGGGCAGAACGTCTTCGTGGTATGGGCAGCAGATTTGTCGAAG ATCGCTGGCCTTTGTGCGCTCACCGCGTGCATTGTGTTGTCTTTCTTTTGGCCAAAGTGCAAATGTGCAAACACATTCATAGCAAGCAGGAAGAGCGATGAGTACGAAGCTCTGATGCTGCAGGACGTGGAGACAGTTCTAGAAAGGGCGGCGATGGAGATAAGAGTGAAACATGTAGAGGCAATGGTTGCGCCCAGTCTGAGCAGATTAAATGCTACTAACAGAGCCATGCTGGAAATATTGTCAGAACTTAAACGGCAGCACAAGGACGATGTGATAAAGCTGTTTGCATCTCCCGTCGCGCTAAAGAAGGACGTTGAAATGGGTCTGCTGGAGCAATTACAGCCAGAACAAACCCAGCCAAAACAAACCCAGCCAGAACAAACCCAGCCAGAACAAACCCACTCAGAACAAACCCACTCAGAACAAACCCAGCCAGAACAAACCCACTCAGAACAAACCCAGCCAAAACAAACCCAGCCAGAACAAACCCAGCCAGAACAAACCCAGCCAGAACAAACCCACTCAGAACAAACCCAGCCAGAACAAACCCACTCAGAACAAACCCAGCCAAAACAAACCCACTCAGAACAAACCCAGCCAGAACAAACCCAGCCAGAACAAACCCAGCCAGAACAAACCCAGCCAAAACAAACCCACTCAGAACAAACCCACTCAGAACAAACCCAGCCATGA
- the LOC142467899 gene encoding uncharacterized protein LOC142467899 isoform X1 has translation MLGPIKCPDFVLSHFNIIGTSVLALLLLGLEALMQTEFECPRHSTVGILYSLAFFILPIVILIFLGLMFIQRSATDCPRTRCSCSYFMFLVIKVGKAPLLWLLILLDDGRYLACFVSFLPVPYHTNLYFKQICQIAGLCALTACIVLSFFWPKCKCANTFIASRKSDEYEALMLQDVETVLERAAMEIRVKHVEAMVAPSLSRLNATNRAMLEILSELKRQHKDDVIKLFASPVALKKDVEMGLLEQLQPEQTQPKQTQPEQTQPEQTHSEQTHSEQTQPEQTHSEQTQPKQTQPEQTQPEQTQPEQTHSEQTQPEQTHSEQTQPKQTHSEQTQPEQTQPEQTQPEQTQPKQTHSEQTHSEQTQP, from the exons ATGTTAGGGCCCATAAAATGCCCTGACTTTGTACTGTCTCATTTTAATATCATTGGAACCTCTGTCCTGGCTCTGCTGCTCCTTGGATTGGAGGCACTAATGCAAACAGAATTTGAATGTCCTCGTCACAGCACCGTGGGGATATTATACAGCTTGGCCTTTTTCATTCTGCCAATCGTAATCCTTATCTTTTTGGGTTTGATGTTTATTCAGAGGTCGGCGACTGATTGCCCCAGAACAcgctgctcctgcagttacttcATGTTCTTGGTGATAAAAGTTGGTAAGGCTCCTTTACTCTGGCTCCTCATTTTATTAGACGACGGGAGGTACCTCGCCTGTTTTGTGAGCTTTCTACCTGTTCCATACCACACAAACCTTTATTTCAAGCAGATATGCCAG ATCGCTGGCCTTTGTGCGCTCACCGCGTGCATTGTGTTGTCTTTCTTTTGGCCAAAGTGCAAATGTGCAAACACATTCATAGCAAGCAGGAAGAGCGATGAGTACGAAGCTCTGATGCTGCAGGACGTGGAGACAGTTCTAGAAAGGGCGGCGATGGAGATAAGAGTGAAACATGTAGAGGCAATGGTTGCGCCCAGTCTGAGCAGATTAAATGCTACTAACAGAGCCATGCTGGAAATATTGTCAGAACTTAAACGGCAGCACAAGGACGATGTGATAAAGCTGTTTGCATCTCCCGTCGCGCTAAAGAAGGACGTTGAAATGGGTCTGCTGGAGCAATTACAGCCAGAACAAACCCAGCCAAAACAAACCCAGCCAGAACAAACCCAGCCAGAACAAACCCACTCAGAACAAACCCACTCAGAACAAACCCAGCCAGAACAAACCCACTCAGAACAAACCCAGCCAAAACAAACCCAGCCAGAACAAACCCAGCCAGAACAAACCCAGCCAGAACAAACCCACTCAGAACAAACCCAGCCAGAACAAACCCACTCAGAACAAACCCAGCCAAAACAAACCCACTCAGAACAAACCCAGCCAGAACAAACCCAGCCAGAACAAACCCAGCCAGAACAAACCCAGCCAAAACAAACCCACTCAGAACAAACCCACTCAGAACAAACCCAGCCATGA